The following proteins are encoded in a genomic region of Nicoliella spurrieriana:
- the yfmF gene encoding EF-P 5-aminopentanol modification-associated protein YfmF, protein MNGVKLNVVKTTKFKSTSITVDFIEPLDHTRFANLALVAELMETSNGDYPTQSLLAKQLSRMYGMVFGANVLKYGKLHILRLVISFPNEKYLPTNDSTLKMAVNFLNQVIFNPLASDGAFQAQTFELQKQNLINYVKSIPDDKQFYASNQLRALYYQGEPNYAEFVLGTVEQLQATTAKGVYDAYREMLTQAQVQISVLGDVNEQSIKEQITQLEFKERAEHQYPVKIDRTPLTKVAERTEQQALKQSKLDMGYYLPVRYDSDDRYASMLFNCLFGGTPQSKLFRNVREKYSLAYYASSTFSTMSGLLMVQTGINSSDHEKVISIVNDQLVDIQNGDFSDESLANIKADLINGRLSGLDSQRQLSDERLVDSLLNRQHEAVDTWCDRIRAVTKAEVMAVAKQVKLQAIYFLDGRDNDDSE, encoded by the coding sequence ATGAACGGCGTCAAATTAAACGTGGTTAAGACCACTAAGTTCAAAAGTACCAGCATCACGGTTGATTTTATTGAGCCGCTTGATCACACACGCTTTGCCAACCTCGCACTTGTGGCTGAATTAATGGAGACTAGTAACGGTGATTATCCGACCCAATCACTACTAGCTAAGCAGTTATCACGGATGTATGGGATGGTGTTTGGAGCCAACGTCTTAAAGTATGGCAAGCTACATATTTTAAGGTTAGTGATTAGTTTTCCAAATGAAAAGTATTTACCAACCAATGATTCCACCCTTAAAATGGCGGTTAATTTCTTAAATCAGGTTATTTTTAACCCCTTGGCAAGTGACGGTGCGTTTCAAGCGCAGACGTTCGAATTGCAGAAACAAAATCTAATCAATTACGTGAAATCGATTCCAGATGATAAGCAGTTTTACGCCAGTAACCAATTACGGGCACTTTACTACCAGGGGGAACCTAATTACGCAGAGTTTGTATTAGGAACCGTGGAACAACTACAAGCCACCACTGCCAAGGGGGTCTATGACGCCTACCGGGAAATGTTGACCCAGGCCCAGGTCCAAATTTCAGTACTAGGGGACGTAAATGAACAGTCAATTAAGGAGCAAATAACCCAACTTGAATTTAAGGAACGAGCTGAACATCAATATCCGGTTAAAATTGATCGGACCCCATTAACGAAGGTGGCTGAACGAACCGAACAACAGGCATTAAAGCAAAGTAAATTAGATATGGGGTACTACCTACCGGTCCGCTACGATAGTGATGATCGGTATGCGTCCATGCTGTTTAACTGCTTGTTTGGTGGCACGCCACAGTCGAAGCTATTTAGAAATGTTCGGGAAAAATATAGCCTGGCTTATTATGCTAGTAGCACTTTCTCTACGATGTCTGGCCTATTGATGGTGCAAACTGGAATTAACTCCAGTGACCATGAAAAGGTAATTTCAATTGTTAATGACCAGTTAGTTGACATTCAAAATGGTGATTTTAGTGATGAGTCGTTAGCAAACATTAAGGCTGACTTGATTAATGGGCGCTTATCTGGATTGGATAGTCAAAGACAATTATCTGATGAACGGTTAGTAGATAGCCTCTTAAATCGTCAACACGAGGCAGTGGATACCTGGTGCGATCGAATTCGGGCAGTGACTAAGGCGGAAGTAATGGCAGTGGCTAAACAAGTGAAACTACAAGCAATTTATTTCTTAGATGGGCGGGATAATGATGACAGTGAATAA
- the yfmH gene encoding EF-P 5-aminopentanol modification-associated protein YfmH, giving the protein MTVNKKEYSIYGDNVYSKRMANGLLVMVVAKPEYYRTYATLGVDYGSIDNQFVNPNTGEVVTLPAGIAHFLEHKMFDKNGYDAFDLFTKYGSNANAYTSFTNTNYLFTTTNHVMENLKILLDFVQEPYFTPEKVEKEKGIIGQEIQMYDDDPNSRIFFQTIRNLYPDFPLNKDIAGSIESIAKITADDLNLAYQVFYQPSNMTLKVVGNVDPDEVFQFVEDDQAAKQFAAPVKIERVFPKQAPYDFTTSHHETLKLSRPKVAIGLKGIAKLPNGPSEAKRELTMSLLLNLFFSENSQVYSELYDEGILDDSFSFELDCEREFYFAFLAGDTNHPQQFIERILDVMKTAVNKIDELANDFALIKREKIGQRVLMMNSLEAIAIRLGSPLDDFTNLYDEVDIINSIELADLKAVAGQLFDLKAVTTNVFD; this is encoded by the coding sequence ATGACAGTGAATAAAAAGGAATATTCAATTTATGGCGATAACGTTTATTCGAAGCGCATGGCAAATGGGCTATTGGTAATGGTGGTCGCTAAACCAGAGTATTACCGGACCTACGCCACGCTAGGGGTTGACTACGGCTCAATTGATAACCAATTTGTAAACCCTAATACTGGCGAAGTGGTCACACTCCCCGCCGGAATTGCTCACTTCTTGGAACATAAGATGTTTGACAAGAATGGCTACGATGCCTTTGACCTCTTTACTAAGTATGGAAGCAACGCCAATGCCTACACTAGTTTTACGAACACGAACTACCTATTCACTACGACGAATCACGTAATGGAGAATTTAAAAATTCTATTGGACTTTGTTCAAGAACCGTACTTTACGCCCGAAAAGGTGGAAAAGGAAAAGGGCATTATTGGACAGGAAATTCAAATGTATGATGATGATCCTAATTCGCGAATCTTCTTTCAAACGATTCGGAATCTCTATCCTGATTTTCCGCTAAATAAGGATATTGCTGGTTCCATTGAATCAATTGCTAAAATTACTGCCGATGATTTAAACTTGGCATATCAGGTATTTTATCAACCTAGCAATATGACGCTGAAGGTGGTTGGTAATGTTGACCCGGATGAGGTCTTTCAATTTGTTGAAGATGATCAAGCGGCTAAGCAGTTTGCAGCTCCGGTTAAGATTGAGCGTGTTTTTCCTAAGCAAGCTCCGTATGACTTTACCACAAGCCATCATGAAACGCTGAAGTTATCACGGCCAAAGGTAGCCATTGGGTTGAAGGGCATTGCTAAGTTGCCTAATGGTCCCTCAGAAGCTAAGCGTGAATTGACGATGTCATTGCTTCTGAACCTCTTTTTCTCTGAAAACTCACAGGTATATTCAGAGTTATATGATGAAGGAATTTTAGATGATTCATTTAGTTTTGAATTAGACTGTGAACGTGAATTTTACTTTGCGTTTTTGGCTGGTGATACTAACCACCCCCAACAATTTATTGAGCGGATTTTAGATGTCATGAAGACTGCAGTTAATAAGATCGATGAGTTAGCTAATGATTTTGCGTTAATTAAACGGGAAAAAATTGGGCAACGGGTTTTGATGATGAATTCATTAGAAGCGATTGCGATTCGCTTAGGATCCCCGTTAGATGATTTTACGAATCTGTATGATGAAGTGGATATCATCAATTCAATTGAACTGGCTGATTTAAAGGCAGTCGCTGGTCAATTGTTTGATTTAAAGGCGGTCACGACTAACGTTTTTGATTAA
- the mreD gene encoding rod shape-determining protein MreD, whose amino-acid sequence MLRNSPLRFVFPIGLYIAFCLDGSVSQIFSKQLFGVQSFVPCITLLWLIFGLMFENEVNLHLGIWAFVTGFVMDTFYFGTLGVFVFILPLAIYICRLSYRYLSATFISGFLIYFIGVTISMSFSFLANRFVHLANITATNFLVSVLGPSLAFNLVLFIITYYPVSLLFDHYREKE is encoded by the coding sequence ATGCTAAGGAATTCACCGTTACGGTTCGTATTTCCAATTGGCTTGTACATTGCCTTTTGCTTGGATGGATCAGTTAGCCAAATCTTTAGTAAACAGCTGTTTGGAGTACAGTCATTTGTACCATGTATTACTTTATTATGGTTAATTTTTGGACTAATGTTCGAAAATGAAGTTAACTTACATTTAGGGATTTGGGCGTTTGTGACCGGATTCGTTATGGATACTTTTTACTTTGGGACCCTCGGGGTGTTTGTATTTATCCTCCCACTGGCGATTTATATTTGCCGACTTTCATATCGATACCTATCCGCAACCTTTATTTCTGGATTTTTAATCTATTTTATTGGCGTAACGATTTCCATGTCGTTTTCGTTTCTAGCGAACCGGTTTGTACACTTGGCTAATATTACTGCGACTAACTTTTTGGTCTCGGTACTGGGACCTAGCCTTGCGTTTAACTTAGTTTTATTTATTATTACTTATTATCCGGTTTCGCTACTATTTGATCATTATCGAGAAAAGGAATAG
- a CDS encoding amino acid ABC transporter permease → MLNYIVEILPSLLSGVQTTLQIFFLTLIFSIPLGIVAGVGLISKFKPLKAVLEFYVWIMRGSPLLLQLIFVFYGLPMMPGIQIVFPRFDAALFAFILNYTAYFAEIFRGGLQSVPKGQYESARVLRLSYWQTFRKIVVPQVVKIVIPSIGNEVINLIKDSSLVYVIGIGDLLRAGNVASARDVTLLPLVLVAVIYLALTAILTFILRRVEKHYSYWK, encoded by the coding sequence ATGCTTAATTATATTGTTGAAATTTTACCATCGTTACTTTCGGGGGTGCAGACGACTCTGCAGATTTTCTTCTTGACCCTAATCTTTTCAATTCCATTAGGAATTGTTGCCGGGGTGGGATTAATTTCTAAGTTTAAGCCGTTAAAGGCGGTCTTGGAATTCTACGTTTGGATCATGCGGGGGAGTCCATTGTTACTTCAATTGATTTTTGTGTTCTATGGGTTACCAATGATGCCCGGCATTCAAATTGTCTTTCCAAGATTTGATGCTGCACTATTCGCGTTTATTCTAAACTACACTGCATACTTTGCTGAAATTTTCCGGGGCGGTTTACAATCGGTACCCAAGGGTCAATACGAAAGTGCACGGGTATTACGGTTATCGTATTGGCAGACGTTTAGAAAAATCGTGGTTCCACAGGTGGTTAAGATCGTAATTCCTTCAATCGGAAATGAGGTTATTAATCTGATTAAGGATTCATCACTAGTTTACGTAATTGGAATTGGTGATTTACTTAGAGCCGGAAACGTTGCTTCGGCTAGGGATGTTACATTATTACCATTAGTCCTAGTAGCAGTAATCTACTTAGCATTAACCGCCATTTTGACCTTTATCCTACGGCGCGTTGAAAAACACTACAGTTACTGGAAATAA
- a CDS encoding septum site-determining protein MinC — MKAVSLKGTQNGYELVLNEGASISDIQKELETLLAKLNQDYPTKRMHLEVITGRRLLSDEQSKVVGQVFEQYPHLIMDGISSEVISIADANRIKEDENVHIVAQIIRNGQVYRAKGDVLFLGVVNEGGKLVTDGNIYVLGSVYGIVQAGAPNAEDKLIVGDLHSAQQIRIGEQFDIVADKQVQNSFQNVAYVNDLHTLDYGKVSGLKQINPKFYNRIGGIL; from the coding sequence TTGAAAGCAGTTAGCTTAAAGGGAACCCAGAACGGGTACGAATTGGTGCTGAACGAGGGGGCGTCAATTTCTGATATTCAAAAGGAGTTAGAAACCCTCCTGGCTAAATTAAATCAAGATTATCCTACTAAACGAATGCATTTAGAGGTAATCACTGGGCGCCGTCTTCTTTCAGATGAGCAATCTAAGGTGGTGGGGCAGGTCTTTGAACAATACCCCCATTTAATAATGGATGGAATCAGTAGTGAAGTGATTTCCATCGCTGATGCTAATCGGATCAAAGAGGATGAGAACGTCCACATTGTGGCTCAAATCATTAGAAATGGACAGGTCTATAGGGCTAAGGGCGACGTTTTGTTTTTGGGGGTTGTAAATGAAGGTGGCAAGTTGGTTACCGATGGTAATATCTATGTATTGGGCAGCGTTTATGGAATCGTGCAAGCGGGGGCTCCCAATGCTGAAGATAAGCTAATCGTTGGTGACTTACATAGTGCGCAACAAATTAGAATTGGTGAACAATTTGATATCGTTGCTGATAAGCAGGTTCAAAATTCTTTTCAAAACGTCGCATATGTGAATGATTTACACACATTAGATTATGGTAAGGTAAGCGGATTAAAACAAATTAATCCTAAATTTTATAATCGAATTGGAGGAATTCTGTAA
- a CDS encoding amino acid ABC transporter substrate-binding protein, with product MKKIYKWLSLLLIAVVGLSLSGCESVTQRANTENTWNKIQRKKEVVVGLDDSFVPFGFETKAGKITGYDIDLARAVFKQYGIKVSFQPIDWSMNVTELRNGTIDLIWNGLTVTPERAKMIAFSKPYLYNDQELVSLKKSNIRNFNDMQGKELGTQTGSSEIISLDKQPKLLKDKIKNHQPVLYDSFTDAFIDLNAQRVSGLLIDSTYANYYIKHESTPNKYSTYVGAFPKSKLAVGVRKGDTTLRNKINDALVKMAKNGQLKKITKKWFGNQYDSPLLKKYDK from the coding sequence ATGAAAAAAATTTATAAATGGTTATCGCTGCTTTTAATTGCAGTGGTCGGATTGAGCCTTAGTGGTTGTGAATCCGTTACCCAGCGGGCGAATACCGAAAACACATGGAATAAGATCCAACGGAAAAAAGAGGTTGTCGTGGGGCTAGATGATAGTTTTGTTCCGTTTGGATTTGAAACTAAGGCGGGGAAGATTACTGGTTATGATATTGACCTCGCACGAGCGGTCTTTAAACAATACGGAATCAAGGTAAGCTTTCAACCCATTGATTGGTCGATGAACGTTACCGAACTACGCAATGGAACCATCGATTTGATTTGGAATGGGTTAACGGTTACTCCAGAGCGGGCAAAGATGATTGCCTTTTCCAAACCCTACTTATATAATGACCAGGAATTAGTTTCGTTGAAGAAGTCTAATATCAGGAACTTTAATGATATGCAGGGCAAGGAATTAGGGACCCAAACCGGCTCTTCCGAAATTATTAGCTTAGACAAACAACCAAAGCTACTAAAGGATAAGATCAAGAATCACCAACCAGTACTATACGATTCATTTACCGATGCATTTATTGATTTGAATGCCCAACGGGTCAGTGGACTATTGATTGATAGTACCTATGCAAACTACTACATCAAACACGAATCAACGCCAAATAAATATAGCACCTATGTGGGAGCTTTTCCCAAATCTAAATTAGCAGTCGGGGTCAGAAAGGGTGATACCACCCTGAGAAATAAGATTAATGACGCACTAGTGAAGATGGCGAAAAACGGTCAATTGAAAAAAATTACCAAGAAGTGGTTCGGAAATCAATATGATTCACCACTCCTTAAAAAATACGATAAATAA
- a CDS encoding amino acid ABC transporter ATP-binding protein has protein sequence MLELKNITKKFGNRTIINNLNAQIKDNEIMCIVGPSGAGKTTLLRCISGLEKLDAGEFILDGKQFDPTASENNVVGVVFQDFQLFPNLTVIQNITLAPELVLKQDRAVAEQKAQQLMGELNLDGKDDLYPYQLSGGQKQRVAIVRALAMNPKIICYDEPTSALDPNLRDEVARIIKSLKQTGVTQIVITHDMDFAKKVADDMLQVQPVK, from the coding sequence ATGCTTGAATTAAAGAATATTACCAAAAAATTTGGGAACCGAACCATTATTAACAACTTGAATGCTCAAATTAAAGACAATGAAATTATGTGTATAGTTGGGCCCTCTGGGGCCGGGAAAACCACCCTCCTGCGTTGTATTAGTGGGTTGGAAAAATTAGATGCTGGGGAATTCATCTTAGATGGAAAGCAATTTGACCCCACCGCTAGTGAAAATAACGTTGTCGGCGTTGTTTTCCAAGACTTCCAATTATTTCCAAACTTGACCGTGATTCAAAACATCACCCTAGCGCCAGAGTTGGTATTAAAACAGGATCGAGCGGTTGCAGAGCAAAAAGCCCAGCAACTAATGGGTGAGTTGAATTTAGATGGGAAGGATGACTTATACCCATACCAGCTTTCTGGTGGACAAAAACAACGGGTTGCGATTGTCCGGGCCCTAGCAATGAATCCAAAAATTATTTGTTATGATGAACCCACTTCAGCTTTGGACCCCAATTTACGGGATGAAGTAGCTCGGATTATCAAAAGCTTGAAGCAGACCGGAGTTACTCAAATTGTCATCACCCATGATATGGACTTTGCAAAGAAGGTTGCAGATGATATGTTACAAGTTCAACCAGTCAAATAG
- the mreC gene encoding rod shape-determining protein MreC yields the protein MHKFFSNRKLVIVMLCVVISIGLMTFSVAVRNRKATPPLIQQFGNDVAGFTDTIVSTPVNIVSNGVGSIGTLLNTYQENQVLSKRVNQITSTQVRDAALQKENAKLKSQLKLNDTLTSYKSINAAVITRTPSSWQNQIIINRGANAGVKKNMPVLVDTGLAGRVAEVNKTNSKVELITNNNAATNRFAIEVNANGGKVINGIISGYNKTTGLIEMGNITAKAKIKVGQKVYTSGLGGVTPKGLYIGKVAKVSNDDYGLSSKIYISPAADLNDIEAVTVASRN from the coding sequence ATGCACAAGTTTTTCTCCAATCGAAAATTGGTAATTGTCATGTTGTGCGTTGTAATTAGCATCGGGTTAATGACGTTTTCAGTTGCGGTGCGTAACCGCAAGGCGACGCCACCATTAATCCAACAATTTGGAAACGATGTGGCAGGCTTTACCGATACGATTGTTTCAACCCCGGTGAACATCGTTAGTAACGGTGTGGGGTCGATTGGTACCCTGTTGAATACCTATCAGGAAAATCAGGTATTGAGTAAGCGGGTTAATCAGATTACCTCAACGCAAGTTCGTGATGCCGCATTACAAAAGGAAAATGCGAAGTTAAAGAGCCAACTAAAGCTAAATGATACTTTGACTAGCTACAAGTCGATCAATGCCGCTGTAATTACCCGCACCCCGTCATCATGGCAAAATCAGATTATTATTAATCGGGGGGCTAATGCTGGAGTTAAGAAGAACATGCCGGTCTTAGTGGATACCGGACTAGCTGGCCGGGTTGCAGAAGTGAATAAGACCAATAGTAAGGTAGAATTAATTACGAATAACAATGCAGCTACCAATCGGTTTGCAATTGAAGTGAATGCCAATGGTGGCAAGGTCATTAACGGAATTATTTCTGGCTATAATAAAACAACTGGACTGATTGAAATGGGGAATATTACCGCTAAGGCCAAAATCAAGGTGGGCCAAAAGGTTTATACTAGTGGACTAGGTGGCGTTACTCCTAAGGGACTCTATATTGGAAAGGTTGCTAAGGTTTCTAACGATGACTATGGATTATCATCTAAAATTTATATTAGCCCGGCCGCTGACTTAAATGATATTGAAGCGGTGACGGTTGCTAGTCGCAATTAG
- a CDS encoding rod shape-determining protein: MFGFGTKNIGIDLGTANTIVYVEGKGIVLREPSVVAKNTKTGAIVSVGEEARNMIGRTPASIKAIRPMKDGVIADYDTTVAMLKYYITKTLGHSSGKPYVMVCVPSGITEVEKRAVIDATRVAGARDAYVIEEPFAAAIGAGLPIMDPTGSMVVDIGGGTTDVATISLGGIVSSRSLRVAGDKLNEAIATYVRKKHNLLIGERTAERLKWEIGSASLDDAKNIEGTTVRGRYLLTGLPKAVEISAEDISTAIHEPILEIIGTVKETLEETSPEIAADVIDHGIVLTGGGALLKNLSEVISDETQVPVSIAKDPLDCVAIGTGESLKSIDVMKKK; the protein is encoded by the coding sequence GTGTTTGGATTTGGAACGAAAAACATTGGGATTGACTTAGGAACAGCAAATACCATTGTGTACGTTGAGGGAAAGGGAATCGTTTTAAGAGAACCCTCAGTTGTTGCTAAAAATACCAAAACTGGAGCAATTGTATCCGTTGGTGAAGAAGCTCGTAATATGATTGGAAGAACGCCTGCAAGTATTAAGGCAATTCGGCCAATGAAGGACGGGGTAATCGCTGACTACGATACGACTGTTGCCATGCTTAAATACTACATTACAAAGACATTGGGGCATTCAAGCGGTAAGCCATACGTTATGGTTTGTGTTCCTAGTGGAATTACTGAAGTTGAAAAACGAGCCGTGATCGATGCCACCCGGGTTGCTGGAGCACGTGATGCTTATGTAATTGAAGAACCATTTGCTGCTGCGATTGGAGCCGGATTACCAATCATGGATCCCACTGGTAGTATGGTAGTTGATATTGGTGGTGGAACGACCGATGTTGCTACGATTTCATTAGGTGGAATCGTATCCAGTCGCTCACTTCGGGTTGCTGGTGATAAGTTGAACGAAGCGATTGCGACTTACGTTCGTAAAAAGCATAATTTATTAATTGGTGAAAGAACTGCAGAACGTCTGAAGTGGGAAATCGGTTCCGCATCACTAGATGATGCTAAGAACATCGAAGGGACTACTGTTCGTGGTCGTTACCTCTTGACTGGATTACCAAAAGCGGTTGAAATTTCAGCTGAAGATATTTCCACTGCTATTCACGAACCAATTTTAGAGATTATCGGAACCGTTAAGGAAACGCTTGAAGAAACTTCTCCAGAAATTGCTGCCGATGTTATCGATCATGGAATCGTACTTACCGGTGGTGGTGCATTGCTTAAAAACCTTTCTGAAGTGATTTCAGATGAGACTCAGGTTCCAGTATCAATTGCTAAAGACCCGCTTGATTGTGTTGCAATCGGAACTGGTGAATCACTAAAGAGTATTGATGTAATGAAGAAAAAATAA
- the minD gene encoding septum site-determining protein MinD — translation MGRAIVVTSGKGGVGKTTTSANVGVALALMGKKVCLMDLDIGLRNLDVILGLDNRIIYDIVDVASGRAKLRQALIKDKRFDSLYVLPAAQNTNKNALNPEQVKTIVNEIKQEFDYVFIDCPAGIEQGFLNAIAGADGAIIVTTPEISAVRDADRVIGLLEQHPLQDKPQLIINRIRTNMMEDGDTMDIDEITQHLGIPLLGIVIDDDEVIKTSNHGEPIVMNPENPASQGYRNISRRLTGETVPLMDINKIAKPQKSFWSRLFSRKD, via the coding sequence ATGGGGAGAGCAATCGTTGTTACTTCTGGTAAGGGTGGCGTTGGTAAAACGACGACCTCCGCTAACGTCGGGGTGGCGTTAGCCCTGATGGGTAAAAAAGTCTGTTTAATGGACTTGGATATTGGATTACGGAACTTAGATGTTATCTTGGGCTTAGATAATCGAATTATTTACGACATTGTTGATGTTGCTTCCGGGCGGGCTAAATTACGGCAAGCCTTAATTAAGGATAAGCGTTTTGACAGCCTTTACGTGTTACCTGCTGCCCAAAACACCAATAAGAACGCTTTAAATCCAGAGCAGGTTAAGACGATTGTAAACGAGATTAAACAAGAATTTGACTATGTCTTTATCGATTGTCCGGCTGGAATTGAACAGGGCTTTTTGAACGCCATTGCCGGTGCTGATGGGGCCATTATTGTTACGACTCCTGAAATTTCTGCAGTTCGAGATGCTGATCGGGTGATTGGATTATTAGAACAACATCCACTTCAGGATAAGCCGCAATTAATTATTAACCGGATTAGAACTAACATGATGGAAGATGGCGATACCATGGATATCGACGAAATTACCCAGCACTTAGGAATTCCATTGCTTGGAATCGTAATTGATGATGACGAGGTTATTAAGACTTCTAACCATGGTGAACCCATCGTAATGAACCCTGAGAATCCAGCATCACAGGGGTATCGTAACATTTCTAGACGACTAACCGGTGAGACGGTGCCATTAATGGATATTAACAAAATTGCCAAACCCCAGAAATCATTTTGGAGTCGGTTATTTTCTAGAAAAGATTAA
- a CDS encoding bifunctional folylpolyglutamate synthase/dihydrofolate synthase, with protein sequence MKSYQEALAYIHGRVKSHKDATMKRMQLLMDKLGHPEQQITAIHVAGTNGKGSVVSFLRNLLSEAGLTVGTFTSPFLVRFNERISVDGVPISDDEVVRLVKRVAPIVAEIDAMMPNEGPTEFEVLTAMMFTYFAEGHADVVIVEVGIGGDNDSTNVLYPDVSVITTIGYDHMQFLGNTLSEIAKHKAGIIKPNVPVVIGNIAATPKQVILNQATELSAPIKCLGRDFSVQSRPISGWHEQFDFSDGEINTKGLKMNMMGDFQIDNASVAIEAFVTFMRLHRAPVSAKMIKQGVLNTQWAGRFEKLNDQPLVVIDGAHNLPAIKEMQKNIQNHFSDREIYIILAILADKQYLQMIETLAGLKNVHLILTEFVGPNQRMAADLSTVRAEVKSAHPIEFIANWQEAILTVSNQMGQDDGLIITGSLYFISDVRALFKH encoded by the coding sequence ATGAAAAGTTATCAAGAAGCACTTGCCTACATTCACGGGCGGGTTAAATCGCATAAGGATGCGACCATGAAGCGAATGCAATTATTAATGGACAAATTAGGGCACCCGGAGCAACAAATTACCGCCATTCACGTTGCTGGGACCAATGGAAAGGGCTCGGTCGTCTCGTTTTTACGCAACCTGCTATCTGAAGCGGGTCTAACGGTCGGGACGTTTACTTCGCCGTTTTTAGTCCGGTTCAACGAACGAATTAGTGTGGATGGTGTGCCAATTAGTGATGACGAAGTGGTTCGATTGGTGAAGCGTGTCGCTCCGATTGTGGCTGAGATTGATGCGATGATGCCAAACGAGGGGCCCACTGAGTTTGAGGTGTTGACCGCAATGATGTTTACCTACTTTGCCGAAGGGCATGCTGATGTCGTTATCGTTGAAGTCGGCATTGGTGGGGATAATGATTCCACGAACGTACTCTATCCTGACGTATCCGTAATTACCACGATTGGCTACGATCATATGCAATTTTTGGGGAATACGTTATCAGAAATCGCTAAGCATAAGGCGGGGATTATCAAACCGAACGTGCCGGTAGTCATCGGCAACATTGCAGCGACCCCTAAACAGGTCATTTTAAACCAGGCAACCGAGTTATCTGCACCTATCAAGTGCCTAGGACGTGACTTTAGTGTTCAATCCCGGCCAATCAGCGGCTGGCATGAGCAGTTTGATTTTAGCGATGGTGAAATTAATACTAAGGGGCTTAAGATGAACATGATGGGTGACTTTCAAATTGATAACGCTTCCGTTGCAATTGAAGCCTTTGTTACATTCATGCGCTTACATCGCGCCCCCGTTAGTGCCAAGATGATCAAACAGGGGGTATTGAATACCCAGTGGGCCGGCCGGTTCGAAAAGCTAAACGACCAACCGTTAGTGGTGATTGACGGTGCCCATAACTTGCCAGCAATTAAAGAAATGCAAAAGAACATTCAAAATCATTTTTCAGATCGTGAAATTTATATTATACTTGCTATACTAGCTGATAAGCAGTATTTACAAATGATTGAGACCCTTGCAGGCCTTAAAAATGTCCATTTAATCCTAACTGAATTTGTGGGACCGAACCAACGCATGGCGGCCGATCTTTCAACCGTGCGGGCGGAGGTCAAATCCGCGCACCCAATTGAATTTATTGCTAATTGGCAGGAAGCGATTTTGACCGTTTCCAATCAGATGGGCCAAGATGATGGATTGATAATTACGGGATCGTTATATTTTATTTCTGACGTCAGGGCATTGTTCAAGCATTAA